CGAACGCGAAGTCGAAGTGCCCCGCATGCAGCGGCGCGGAGACGAGATCGGCGTCCTCGCCCGCGCCGTGTCCGACATGACCATTGCGCTGCGCCAGCGGATCGACGGGGTCGAGGCGTTCGCCGCCGACGTCGCGCACGAGATCAAGAACCCCCTCGCCTCGCTGCGAAGTGCCATCGAGTCCCTCCCCAAGGTGAAGGACCCGGCGCTACGCGATCAGTTGCACGAGATTGCCGCGCACGACGTTCGCCGCATCGATCGCCTCGTCACCGAGATCGCCGAGGCTAGCCGGATCGACGCCGAACTCAGCCGCGCGACTTTCGAGCCGCTCGACCTGGCCGCGCTTATCAGAAACGTCGTCAAAGCGCGTGAAGACCGCGGCCTCAACGTCTCGAGGAAAGTCGAAATCCGGCAAAGCGGCCCCGCGCTCGTAAGCGGCGTGCCGATCCGTCTGGAGCGCGTGATCGACAATCTGCTCGACAACGCGGTTTCGTTCTCACCGCCTGGGGGCACGATCCACGTGGACTTACAGCGCGATGGCGACACGGTGCGAGCAGCGATCTGCGACGAAGGCCCCGGCATACCCGAGACTTCGCGGGAGAAAGTCTTCGCCCGGTTCCATACCGCGCGGCCCGAAAACGAAAGCTTCGGCGATCACAGCGGCCTCGGCCTCGCGATCGCCAGGACTATCGCCGAAGCTCATGACGGCGCACTCTACGTCACCGACCGTCCGGACGCCGAAACGGGCGCGTGCCTGGTGCTGGACTTGCCCGCGGCATGACCCCGGTCCCTCATCAGGCGACTTGCGTGGCCATCAAGGCGCGCGGGCTACTGATCGAAGGACCGCCCGGCAGCGGCAAATCCACCCTCGCGCTTTCGCTGATCGACCGAGGGGCGACACTGGTCGGTGATGACGGTGTGATGCTGGAAGCCCGCCAGGGGCGCCTGTGGGCCCTGCCCCCGCCCAACATCACGGGACTGTTGGAGATCCGTAACGTCGGCCTCCTCAACTTGCCCGCCGAACCTGCTCCGATCGCGCTGATAGTGCACCTCGATCCCAATGCACCGCGTTTGCCCGAAACGGTCGAGACCATCGCTCTACACGGCATCAAAATCCCGGTTGTCCGGCTTTACCCCGACAATCCAGCTCTGGCGCTGCGTGCTGAATGGGCACTGGCCCTGCACGGGACGCCCTGATCGGCCCCTTCACAATTGTTCCGCGGAGGGGCAAAGCGCGACGGATGTCCAGCGAGTCTCCCAATCGGCAACGGATCGTCCTGGTCACCGGGATGTTGGGTGCCGGTAAGTCGACCGCGCTGCGCGAGCTCGAGGACCTTGGCTGGGAAGCGATCGACAACTTCCCGATCCGTCTGCTCCAGCGCCTGGTCGGGACCGAACCCGCCGAACAATCGCTGGCCATAGGTTTCGACTGCCGGACCAGGGGCTTTGTCCCGGAAACCATCATCGAGTTGGTCAAGAAGCTCATCAATCGAGACGACGTGGACGTAACCACTTTGTTTCTCGACTGTTCAGGCCACGAACTCGAACGGCGCTTCAACGAAACGAGGCGGCGCCACGCCCTCGCTCACGACCTTCCCGTTGCCATGGGCATTGCCGCCGAGCGGGAGTTGCTTGCACCGCTGCGCCGC
Above is a genomic segment from Altererythrobacter sp. Root672 containing:
- a CDS encoding ATP-binding protein, giving the protein MVEQEPHERRVGRWFPFTSNASLTSRILAVNLIPLLLLAGSLFFLDSYRRQLLDERFKLARIEAQITAEALAGATRERQEALLIQIGKEQHMRLRMYDAEGNLWADSFELAKPSFQLGDPVSAPFPQDFARALDTTVDFLVGARSVPPYVEPTEQGADAWPELVRAREQGLTQIELRLAPDRTPVITAAAPVGLNGASLLTTRNASDITAAVRDARTSLLILFAVSLVISIVLSLFLARTIIDPLRRLARDAVRVRLGREREVEVPRMQRRGDEIGVLARAVSDMTIALRQRIDGVEAFAADVAHEIKNPLASLRSAIESLPKVKDPALRDQLHEIAAHDVRRIDRLVTEIAEASRIDAELSRATFEPLDLAALIRNVVKAREDRGLNVSRKVEIRQSGPALVSGVPIRLERVIDNLLDNAVSFSPPGGTIHVDLQRDGDTVRAAICDEGPGIPETSREKVFARFHTARPENESFGDHSGLGLAIARTIAEAHDGALYVTDRPDAETGACLVLDLPAA
- a CDS encoding HPr kinase/phosphorylase is translated as MTPVPHQATCVAIKARGLLIEGPPGSGKSTLALSLIDRGATLVGDDGVMLEARQGRLWALPPPNITGLLEIRNVGLLNLPAEPAPIALIVHLDPNAPRLPETVETIALHGIKIPVVRLYPDNPALALRAEWALALHGTP